The following are from one region of the Betta splendens chromosome 15, fBetSpl5.4, whole genome shotgun sequence genome:
- the agt gene encoding angiotensinogen — protein MQRQLSTLLVLLCCFLPGSQTNRIYVHPFSLFAVENVTCAAPHTQHPKPGETHPVAPLDLEVLTPDSRASGEPDAQRQDISVKMLVLSGLLNPLGLRMYQALSSRQRGTNTLMSPVSTYGSLVIFSLGASENTTDSFQFLLGLTSSTKQDDCALSVGRHNVLKTLQSINALANRGPTHRVTTQLWAFTRQDAELSDDFIQGTKDFSDSSFVRSVDLSKAEEAKQLVNNFVEKTSNGKVKSIFRDLNSSSDFLFVSSFIFQGNWRTAFQPDSTSLQEFHVDETTTVMAPLMTRTAQYHYLNDKVRRCTVVKLPLGQESYMLLVLPHEGVNLHDIESKLTLSADIILAWNQKLQKGLLELSVPKFSVSSVTDVRNLLTYMDPQLGTELLAAFSQLSNRNPFTIDKAFNRVVFEMSEEGEPQDNAQEEGIPLKLAFSRPFLFMVIEGGTNAILMLGKITNPML, from the exons ATGCAGAGACAGCTGTCAACCCTTCTAGTCCTTCTGTGCTGCTTCCTCCCCGGAAGCCAAACCAACCGCATCTACGTTCACCCCTTCAGCCTCTTCGCGGTTGAGAACGTCACCTGTGCAGCGCCTCACACCCAACACCCAAAGCCCGGGGAGACGCATCCCGTGGCCCCACTGGACCTGGAGGTCCTGACTCCCGACAGCAGAGCCTCGGGGGAACCGGACGCACAGAGGCAGGACATCTCTGTGAAGATGCTGGTTTTGTCCGGGCTCTTAAACCCTCTGGGCCTGAGGATGTACcaggctctgagcagcaggcagcgcggCACCAACACGCTCATGTCTCCAGTCAGTACTTACGGATCCCTCGTCATCTTCTCCCTGGGAGCATCCGAGAACACAACAGACTCCTTCCAG TTTCTTCTGGGCCtgaccagcagcaccaaacaagATGACTGTGCATTATCAGTGGGACGACACAACGTCctgaaaacactgcagagcATCAACGCTCTGGCGAACCGCGGACCCACGCACAGAGTAACCACGCAGCTCTGGGCTTTCACTCGCCAGGACGCTGAGCTGTCGGACGACTTCATTCAAGGCACAAAGGACTTCTCGGACTCGTCCTTCGTCCGAAGCGTGGACCTTTCGAAAGCTGAAGAGGCCAAGCAGCTGGTCAACAACTTTGTGGAAAAAACATCAAATGGGAAAGTGAAGAGCATCTTCAGAGATCTGAACTCCAGCAGTGACTTTCTGTTCGTTTCCTCCTTCATCTTCCAAg gaaaCTGGAGGACGGCCTTCCAACCAGACTCCACCTCGCTGCAGGAGTTCCATGTGGATGAAACAACCACAGTCATGGCACCACTCATGACCCGCACGGCTCAGTATCACTATCTGAACGATAAG GTGCGGAGGTGCACCGTCGTGAAGctgcctctgggccaggaatcctACATGTTGCTGGTTTTGCCTCACGAAGGCGTCAATCTGCATGATATTGAATCCAAACTGACATTGTCCGCGGACATTATATTAGCATGGAACCAGAAGCTTCAGAAAGG TCTGTTGGAGTTGTCTGTGCCAAAATTCTCTGTGTCTTCTGTGACTGATGTGCGCAACTTGTTGACTTACATGGATCCACAACTTGGAACTGAGTTGTTGGCTGCGTTCAGCCAACTCAGCAACAGAAACCCCTTCACTATAGATAAG GCGTTTAACAGGGTTGTGTTTGAGATGTCCGAGGAAGGAGAACCTCAGGACAACGCACAGGAGGAAGGCATCCCTCTGAAACTGGCCTTCAGCCGGCCTTTCCTCTTCATGGTCATAGAAGGAGGTACTAATGCCATCCTTATGCTAGGAAAAATCACTAATCCTATGCTCTAA
- the cog2 gene encoding conserved oligomeric Golgi complex subunit 2, with product MNLPKGPDSLCFDKDVFMKDDFDVDQFVSECRKQVQLEELREDLELYYKLLKTAMVELINKDYADFVNLSTNLVGMDKALNQLSVPLGQLREEVLSLRSCVSEVIQAIDNQLSKQDDLQKKKVSVLRLIQVVRSVEKIEKILHSQNPKESSSLDVSSPLLAGQILERIATEFNQLQFHAVQSKGMPLLDKVRPRIAGITSMLQQSLEGLLIEGLQTSNVDMVRHCLRTYATIDKTRDAEALVGQVLVKPYMDQVVVEDLVKSSSNELQLLYSRLLDFVPHHCRLLKEVTGGAISSDRADTVPGYDFLVNSVWPEMIKAIEERLAYLFNPGNPDIFYERYSITMEFVRRFERQCSSQASVKRLRVHPSYISFHNKWNLPVYFQLRYKEIAGSLENAISDGLEAAPKSSAYNLQVSEVLWSCLLRCWSDNIYLPPLAHRFWKLTLQLYSRYAKFLDEVLTKTPASEATKEPTRPLPSSASSTSSRTSLEEGGSESGGPASLSTKQLVHIAADVQKLQKQIPELSEMVRQRLEAIGFKNVVILEDALAESKACLSSSIPTLNARMTQHLTERSCRFLKSASEVPRLYRRTNKELPTRASAYMDNALRPLHQLLTDSTGLVAPHTAHDWLRVVLCDCTQKYYETISEVLSSVRKMEESLKRLKQARKGASTTNTAGANGGPTDDSKIRLQLALDVEYLGEQIQKMGLQPGDISMFSTLMELVKEARELAEQNQ from the exons gATGACTTTGACGTTGACCAGTTTGTGTCTGAGTGTCGGAAAcaggtgcagctggaggagctgagagaagATCTTGAGCTCTACTATAAGCTGCTAAAAACAGCCATGGTGGAGCTCATCAACAAAGACTATGCCGACTTTGTTAACTTATCAACCAATCTG GTGGGGATGGACAAGGCCCTTAATCAGCTTTCTGTGCCATTGGGACAATTACGAGAGGAGGTTCTG AGTCTGCGGTCCTGTGTCAGTGAGGTGATTCAGGCTATAGATAACCAGCTGTCGAAACAGGACgatctgcagaaaaaaaag GTGAGCGTATTAAGGCTAATCCAGGTGGTGCGCTCAGTTGAGAAAATTGAGAAGATCCTCCATTCACAGAACCCGAAGGAGTCTAGTTCTCTGGACGTTAGCAG TCCTTTGTTGGCAGGTCAGATCCTGGAGAGGATAGCTACAGAGTTCAACCAGCTACAGTTCCATGCTGTACAGAGCAAAGGCATGCCCCTCCTTGACAAAGTCAGACCT CGTATTGCAGGAATCACATCAATGCTGCAGCAGTCCCTAGAGGGACTGCTGATTGAGGGTCTGCAGACGTCCAACGTGGACATGGTGCGTCACTGCCTGAGGACATATGCCACCATAGACAAGACTCGAGATGCTGAGGCCCTGGTAGGACAGGTGTTAGTCAAGCCGTACATGGACCAG GTGGTTGTAGAAGATTTGGTGAAGTCTAGCTCTAATGAACTCCAGTTGTTGTACTCTAGACTGTTGGACTTTGTACCTCATCACTGCAGATTGTTAAAAGAGGTGACTGGAGGGGCCATATCCAG TGACAGAGCTGACACAGTGCCAGGTTATGATTTCTTGGTGAACTCTGTATGGCCGGAGATGATCAAAGCGATAGAGGAGAGGTTGGCTTATCTCTTCAACCCCGGAAACCCAGACATATTTTATGAG CGTTACAGCATCACTATGGAGTTTGTGCGAAGGTTTGAACGTCAGTGTAGCTCACAGGCCAGCGTGAAGAGACTGAGAGTGCATCCATCCTACATCAGCTTCCACAACAAATGGAACTTGCCTGTCTACTTTCAGCTACG GTACAAGGAAATAGCAGGAAGTCTGGAAAACGCCATAAGTGATGGACTAGAGGCAGCACCAA AGAGCAGTGCATATAACCTGCAGGTATCCGAGGTGTTGTGGTCCTGTCTGTTGAGGTGCTGGTCAGACAATATCTACCTTCCTCCACTGGCCCATCGCTTCTGGAAGCTCACGCTGCAGCTTTACTCAAGATACGCCAAATTTCTTGATGAG GTGCTGACTAAAACTCCAGCCTCTGAGGCGACTAAAGAGCCGACCAGGCCTCTGCcgagctcagcctcctccacctccagcagaacaTCGCTGGAGGAAGGTGGCAGTGAGAGTGGGGGCCCTGCCTCCCTGTCCACTAAACAACTGGTTCACAttgctgctgacgtccaaaagctgcagaagcag attCCAGAGTTATCAGAGATGGTCAGACAACGTTTAGAAGCAATCGGATTCAAAAATGTTGTTATTTTAGAAG ATGCCCTAGCGGAGTCCAAGGCTTGTCTGTCTAGCAGCATTCCCACTCTGAATGCCAGGATGACACAGCATCTGACTGAACGCTCCTGCCGCTTCTTAAAGAGTGCCTCAGAGGTTCCGCGACTTTACCGTAGGACTAATAAA GAACTTCCCACTCGTGCATCAGCCTACATGGATAATGCCTTACGTCCGTTACATCAACTGCTGACTGACTCAACAGGGCTGGTCGCCCCCCATACAGCGCACGATTGGCTACGAGTTGTACTGTGCGATTGTACACAGAA GTATTATGAGACCATCTCAGAGGTGCTAAGCTCAGtgagaaagatggaggagagccTAAAAAGACTAAAGCAAGCCAGAAAGGGCGCGAGCACAACGAATACAGCAGGAGCCAATGGTGGACCCACAGATGACAGCAAGATACGTCTTCAGCTGGCACTGGATGTGGAATACCTCGGCGAACAG ATTCAGAAGATGGGTCTTCAGCCTGGTGACATCTCCATGTTTTCCACTCTGATGGAGCTTGTAAAAGAGGCCCGAGAGCTTGCTGAACAGAACCAGTAA